The following proteins come from a genomic window of Triticum aestivum cultivar Chinese Spring chromosome 6A, IWGSC CS RefSeq v2.1, whole genome shotgun sequence:
- the LOC123127593 gene encoding elongation factor Tu, chloroplastic codes for MASLAAASASTALLFPPSTSSSKPRLPLSTSLGFSAPARSRRAAAAAAGSSGRRPGLLVVRAARGKFERNKPHVNIGTIGHVDHGKTTLTAALTMVLASVGGSAPKKYDEIDAAPEERARGITINTATVEYETETRHYAHVDCPGHADYVKNMITGAAQMDGAILVVSGADGPMPQTKEHILLAKQVGVPSIVVFLNKKDQVDDEELLELVDLEVRELLTAYEYDGDNVPIVSGSALRALEALMATPGLKRGDNEWVDGIFSLIDSVDTHIPVPQRQTDLPFLLAVEDVFSITGRGTVATGRIERGTVKVGDPVDLVGIRETRNATVTGVEMFQKTMDDAIAGDNVGLLLRGMQKEDIERGMVLAKPGSITPHTKFEAVVYVLKKEEGGRHSPFFPGYRPQFYMRTTDVTGNVTNIMNDKDEEAKMCMPGDRIKMVVELIQPVACEQGMRFAIREGGKTVGAGVINNIIQ; via the coding sequence AtggcctccctcgccgccgcctccgcctccacggcCCTCCTCTTCccgccctccacctcctcctccaagccccGCCTCCCGCTCTCCACCTCTCTCGGCTTCTCCGCGCCCGCGCGGTCAcgccgcgcggcggcggcggcggccgggagcTCTGGCAGGCGCCCGGGGCTGCTCGTCGTGCGCGCCGCCAGGGGCAAGTTCGAGCGGAACAAACCCCACGTCAACATCGGCACCATCGGCCACGTCGACCACGGCAAGACCACCCTCACGGCCGCGCTCACCATGGTGCTCGCCTCCGTCGGGGGCAGCGCGCCCAAGAAGTACGACGAGATCGACGCCGCCCCCGAGGAGCGCGCCCGTGGTATCACCATCAACACCGCCACCGTCGAGTACGAGACGGAGACGCGCCACTACGCGCACGTCGACTGCCCCGGCCACGCCGACTACGTCAAGAACATGATTACCGGGGCCGCCCAGATGGACGGCGCCATCCTCGTCGTCTCCGGCGCCGACGGGCCCATGCCGCAGACCAAGGAGCACATCCTGCTCGCCAAGCAGGTCGGTGTACCCAGCATTGTTGTTTTCCTCAACAAGAAGGACCAGGTCGACGACGAGGAGCTGCTCGAGCTCGTCGATCTCGAGGTCCGCGAGCTTCTCACGGCCTATGAGTACGATGGTGACAATGTGCCAATCGTCTCCGGCTCTGCACTCAGGGCGCTCGAGGCCCTCATGGCCACCCCTGGCCTCAAGCGTGGGGATAACGAGTGGGTGGATGGCATCTTCTCCTTGATTGACTCCGTGGATACCCACATCCCTGTCCCGCAGAGGCAGACCGACCTACCCTTCTTGCTCGCTGTTGAGGATGTCTTCTCCATCACTGGTCGTGGTACAGTTGCCACTGGCCGTATCGAGCGTGGCACCGTCAAGGTTGGGGACCCAGTCGACCTCGTCGGCATCAGGGAGACTCGCAATGCCACGGTCACTGGTGTTGAGATGTTCCAGAAGACCATGGATGATGCCATTGCTGGGGACAATGTTGGGCTTCTGCTCCGTGGTATGCAGAAGGAAGACATTGAGAGAGGCATGGTGTTGGCAAAGCCCGGTTCCATCACGCCACACACCAAGTTTGAGGCTGTTGTGTATGTGCTCAAGAAGGAGGAGGGTGGCCGGCACTCCCCATTTTTTCCTGGTTACCGTCCGCAATTCTACATGCGGACTACTGATGTCACGGGGAATGTGACAAACATTATGAATGACAAGGATGAGGAGGCGAAGATGTGCATGCCGGGTGACCGTATCAAGATGGTTGTGGAGCTCATCCAGCCCGTGGCTTGTGAGCAGGGAATGAGGTTTGCCATCCGTGAAGGTGGCAAGACCGTCGGTGCCGGTGTCATCAATAATATCATTCAGTAA